A genomic segment from Alkalilimnicola ehrlichii MLHE-1 encodes:
- a CDS encoding PepSY domain-containing protein translates to MWLHRWLSIGLAPLLLVLIVSGGLLAVQPVVEDWVAGPDADVPVAVPETLTWLDRLDQRQRARALRFEADRVLVLTFSQRGERRVVPFDLTTGEAGVERATGESFFRTVRHLHKDLLLGLDGLVEWVTYALLIIVVTGPWLAWPRLRNTLSDWHTGLGWLTLPLIFLVTATGALLALQWGTPALPEFDRDQPQVTLPAAIARAAQQGDLVAVYEAERFAQVSVALQGADATGNRVTYVVTPGEVARVTAYPGLVQSLHQGTWAGAISGALNGIAALALGFLLLSGTWVWLRRQWQARRREGDPAADILVAYGSQTGTAARWARATAKALRDGGERVLEASLAGVRPEELPGFRQVLLIISTTGDGEVPDAARRFVDALPGSRLSGARFAVLALGDSSYRQFCAAGERLRQRLLTSGAEEVLPLVKVDGDPAGPWRGWMDRVGRAVGTDLGELEAPDGGDQPVRLTLAQRQQLNDPADPDTNEVWSLVFECAEPLDYRPGDLLLVRPAPGAPARPYSIGSTPLTDPRRLMLTVAVVTRDDGTPGEASGLLCRQLPVGTPLDMTLRRHPHFHPPESPDRPMIMVAAGCGIAPFMGFLAEQAHRPRTGPAWLLFGNRKRAGDFFYRERLQRCLEEGHLYRLDTAFSRDADDGRYVSDCIREAGAELLDWLERRDALLYACGKASTLGRGLREALTGVLVEQRGLAPPEARERLRQWEAEGRLRLDLID, encoded by the coding sequence TTGTGGCTACATCGGTGGCTCAGTATCGGGCTGGCTCCCCTGCTGCTGGTGCTGATTGTGTCCGGCGGCCTGCTGGCGGTGCAGCCGGTGGTCGAGGACTGGGTGGCCGGCCCCGATGCCGACGTGCCCGTGGCGGTCCCGGAGACGCTGACCTGGCTGGACCGATTGGATCAGCGGCAGCGGGCGAGGGCGTTGCGGTTCGAGGCGGACCGGGTACTGGTGCTTACCTTCAGCCAGCGCGGTGAGCGCCGGGTGGTGCCCTTCGACCTCACCACCGGAGAGGCCGGTGTGGAGCGGGCCACAGGTGAGTCCTTCTTCCGCACCGTGCGTCACCTGCACAAGGACCTTCTACTGGGTCTGGACGGGTTGGTGGAGTGGGTGACCTACGCCCTGCTGATTATCGTCGTGACCGGGCCGTGGCTGGCCTGGCCGCGGCTGCGCAACACCTTGAGTGACTGGCACACCGGGCTGGGCTGGTTGACCCTGCCACTGATTTTTCTGGTCACGGCCACCGGCGCCCTGCTGGCGTTGCAATGGGGCACCCCGGCGCTGCCGGAATTCGACCGTGACCAGCCCCAAGTGACGCTCCCGGCCGCTATCGCGCGTGCCGCACAGCAGGGAGACCTGGTCGCCGTTTACGAAGCCGAGCGCTTTGCCCAGGTTTCGGTGGCCTTGCAGGGGGCGGACGCCACCGGCAACCGGGTGACCTACGTGGTGACGCCGGGAGAAGTGGCCCGGGTCACCGCCTACCCCGGGCTGGTCCAGTCACTGCACCAGGGGACGTGGGCAGGTGCCATCTCCGGTGCACTGAACGGCATAGCCGCATTGGCGCTGGGCTTTCTGCTGCTGAGCGGGACCTGGGTCTGGCTGCGGCGGCAGTGGCAGGCGCGGCGCCGCGAGGGTGATCCCGCCGCCGACATCCTGGTGGCCTACGGCAGCCAGACGGGCACCGCGGCACGCTGGGCCCGGGCCACGGCAAAGGCGCTACGCGATGGCGGCGAGCGGGTGCTGGAGGCCTCCCTGGCGGGGGTTCGGCCGGAAGAGCTGCCGGGTTTCCGGCAGGTCCTGCTGATCATCTCCACCACCGGTGACGGCGAAGTGCCTGACGCCGCGCGCCGCTTTGTCGATGCCCTCCCGGGCAGCCGGTTGAGTGGCGCCAGGTTCGCCGTGTTGGCCCTGGGCGACTCGTCCTACCGGCAATTCTGCGCGGCGGGCGAGCGGTTGCGTCAGCGCCTGCTGACTTCCGGGGCGGAGGAGGTCCTGCCCTTGGTCAAGGTGGATGGTGATCCGGCCGGCCCGTGGCGGGGCTGGATGGACCGGGTGGGCCGGGCTGTCGGTACTGACCTCGGCGAGCTGGAGGCGCCGGACGGCGGCGACCAACCGGTCCGGCTGACCCTGGCGCAACGCCAACAGCTCAATGATCCGGCCGATCCCGATACCAATGAAGTCTGGAGCTTGGTATTCGAGTGCGCGGAGCCGCTGGACTACCGGCCCGGGGATTTGCTGCTGGTGCGACCCGCGCCGGGCGCGCCGGCCCGTCCCTACTCCATCGGCAGTACCCCGTTGACGGACCCACGGCGGCTGATGTTGACCGTCGCCGTGGTGACCCGGGACGACGGGACCCCGGGCGAGGCCTCGGGACTGCTCTGCCGGCAGCTGCCGGTGGGGACCCCGCTGGATATGACCCTGCGCCGTCATCCCCACTTCCATCCGCCGGAGTCGCCGGACCGGCCAATGATCATGGTGGCTGCGGGTTGCGGCATCGCCCCGTTTATGGGATTTCTGGCCGAACAGGCTCACCGTCCCCGTACCGGGCCGGCCTGGCTGCTCTTCGGCAATCGAAAACGGGCGGGGGACTTCTTCTACCGGGAGCGCCTGCAGCGCTGCCTGGAGGAGGGGCACCTGTATCGGCTCGATACTGCCTTCTCGCGGGATGCGGATGACGGGCGCTACGTCTCGGACTGCATCCGTGAGGCCGGGGCGGAGCTGCTGGACTGGCTGGAGCGGCGCGATGCCCTGCTTTACGCCTGTGGCAAGGCGAGCACCCTGGGCCGGGGGTTGCGGGAGGCGTTGACTGGAGTGTTGGTCGAGCAACGGGGTCTCGCTCCACCCGAAGCGCGTGAACGCCTGCGCCAATGGGAGGCGGAGGGGCGACTGCGCCTGGATTTGATCGACTGA
- the glcE gene encoding glycolate oxidase subunit GlcE — protein MTHENDHSQAIRERVAAAAGSGTALAIEGSGSKGFLGREPQGEPLSLAEHTGIVNYEPTELVLTARTGTRLEELEHILADAGQMLPFEPPQFDGGGTLGGAIASGLSGPARPFAGSARDLVLGCRLVNGRGEDMHFGGEVMKNVAGYDISRLQTGAMGTLGVLLEVSLKVLPRPEKVLGLTLELPRNEGFRNVMDWQARGAPVTGSAHDGHRLHLRLSGSALGVNASRKMIGGEEEDLAFWQDLRDHRLPWFARQTLLWRVALPPGRTLPEGFLGNALLDWNGQQVWIGGEQDFGALQQAARTAGGHARLFRGGDRRGEVLPDGGPVFRRLHRNIKQAFDPEGILNPGRLYADL, from the coding sequence ATGACCCACGAGAACGATCACAGCCAGGCCATTCGCGAGCGGGTGGCGGCCGCGGCCGGCAGCGGAACCGCGCTGGCCATCGAGGGCAGCGGCAGCAAGGGCTTCCTGGGCCGTGAGCCCCAGGGCGAGCCGCTGTCGCTGGCGGAACACACCGGCATCGTCAACTACGAACCCACCGAGCTGGTGCTCACCGCCCGCACCGGCACCCGGCTGGAAGAACTGGAACACATCCTCGCCGACGCCGGCCAGATGCTGCCCTTCGAACCGCCGCAGTTCGACGGCGGTGGCACGCTGGGTGGCGCCATAGCCAGCGGCCTGTCCGGCCCGGCCCGGCCCTTCGCCGGCTCGGCGCGTGACCTGGTCCTGGGCTGCCGGCTGGTCAACGGCCGCGGTGAGGACATGCACTTCGGTGGCGAGGTCATGAAGAACGTCGCCGGCTACGACATCTCCCGCCTGCAGACCGGGGCCATGGGCACCCTGGGCGTCCTGCTGGAGGTCTCGCTCAAGGTCCTGCCGCGGCCCGAGAAGGTGCTCGGGCTGACCCTGGAGTTGCCCCGCAACGAGGGCTTCCGGAACGTCATGGATTGGCAGGCCCGCGGTGCGCCGGTCACCGGCAGCGCCCACGACGGCCACCGGCTACACCTGCGCCTGTCCGGGTCCGCCCTGGGGGTGAACGCCTCACGCAAGATGATCGGCGGCGAGGAGGAGGACCTGGCCTTCTGGCAGGATCTGCGCGACCACCGGCTGCCCTGGTTTGCCCGCCAGACCCTGCTCTGGCGGGTGGCCCTGCCACCGGGGCGCACCCTGCCCGAGGGCTTCCTGGGCAACGCCCTGCTGGACTGGAACGGCCAGCAGGTATGGATTGGCGGTGAACAGGACTTCGGGGCCCTGCAGCAGGCGGCGCGGACGGCAGGCGGCCATGCCCGCCTGTTCCGCGGCGGCGATCGCCGGGGCGAGGTGCTGCCCGACGGCGGCCCCGTCTTCCGGCGTCTGCACCGCAACATCAAGCAGGCCTTCGACCCCGAGGGCATCCTCAACCCGGGCCGACTCTACGCTGACCTCTGA
- a CDS encoding porin, producing the protein MIRQSGIRFVAVGGLSLLVALPAVAQPLDWPELYGRLHLSADVLNNGDGTSRHLSDNSSRLGLRGQVLLDDDRLRAVYQVEIQAALNEDDSSDELTLRNTFAGLEGPWGLLRAGRIDTPVKRMRSNVDPFSDSVGDARNILRLNTAAYDDRDLRVNFDRRLKNSLNYTTPRYQGLGAQLHYSADAEGDGSASDNDDEAWSAMLDYERDATWVGLGYERYRAGETPTIWRVAASQGLGDWRLTGLYQSTRDPDSWALGGSVTYAFGVNRLLAQVYTVDARDGDDLDATMYALGAERFLADSVRVYLRLAWLDNDDEGDLTPYRQSRSADPEMDTPGEDPYGVSVGLRIDF; encoded by the coding sequence TTGATTAGGCAATCGGGGATTCGCTTCGTGGCTGTCGGCGGCCTGTCGCTGCTGGTGGCGTTACCCGCCGTGGCGCAGCCGCTGGACTGGCCTGAGCTCTACGGGCGGCTGCACCTCTCGGCCGACGTGCTGAACAACGGCGATGGCACCTCGCGCCACCTCTCGGACAACTCCAGTCGCTTGGGTTTGCGCGGCCAAGTGCTGTTGGATGATGACCGCCTGCGCGCCGTCTACCAGGTGGAGATACAGGCGGCGCTGAACGAGGATGACAGCAGCGATGAGCTGACCTTGCGCAACACCTTCGCGGGCCTGGAGGGCCCCTGGGGGCTGCTGCGCGCCGGTCGGATTGACACGCCGGTAAAGCGCATGCGCAGCAACGTGGACCCGTTCAGCGACAGCGTGGGGGACGCCCGAAACATCCTGCGCCTGAACACGGCCGCCTATGATGACCGGGACCTGCGGGTGAACTTTGACCGCCGTCTGAAGAATTCCCTCAACTACACCACCCCCCGCTACCAGGGACTGGGTGCGCAGTTGCATTACTCCGCCGACGCGGAAGGTGACGGCAGCGCCAGCGATAACGATGACGAGGCCTGGAGCGCGATGCTCGACTATGAGCGGGACGCGACCTGGGTGGGACTCGGCTATGAGCGTTACCGGGCCGGTGAGACACCGACCATCTGGCGGGTGGCGGCCAGCCAGGGGCTTGGCGACTGGCGGCTGACCGGTCTTTACCAGTCCACGCGTGATCCGGACAGCTGGGCCCTGGGTGGCTCTGTGACCTATGCCTTCGGGGTGAACCGGCTTCTGGCGCAGGTCTACACGGTGGACGCGAGGGATGGCGATGACCTGGACGCGACGATGTACGCGCTGGGTGCCGAGCGCTTCCTGGCGGACAGCGTGCGGGTCTATCTGCGCCTGGCGTGGCTGGACAACGATGACGAAGGGGATCTGACCCCCTACCGCCAGTCCCGTTCCGCCGACCCGGAGATGGATACCCCGGGTGAAGACCCCTATGGCGTCTCTGTGGGGTTACGGATCGACTTCTGA
- a CDS encoding FAD-linked oxidase C-terminal domain-containing protein produces the protein MSAHSVYREEDCRFEYDREDLIARLGGVLDDPEALITNEEALRAYETDGLAAYRQLPVAAVLPDTVEQVQAILRICHELEVPVVARGAGTSLSAGALPHPQGILLSLSRFNRILEVDAERRIARVQPGVRNLAVSEAAAPYGLYYAPDPSSQIACSIGGNVAENAGGVHCLKYGLTIHNVLEATLITIDGDVIKVGSEAPDAPGYDLLAAVIGSEGMLGVVVEVAVKLLPEPLTKKVMLAAFPTVEAGGEAVAGIIGDGIIPGGLEMMDNAAIRAAEDFVHAGYPVDAATILICELDGSEAEVAAQCDRVRKLMERYGATEIRIAETPEQAQRFWAGRKAAFPAVGRISPDYYCMDGTIPRKHLGTVLKRMQALSEQYGLRVVNVFHAGDGNLHPLVLYDGNVPGELERTEELGGRILELCVEVGGTVTGEHGVGMEKLDQMCVQFNKAEREQFFALKRAFDPKGLLNPGKAIPTLHRCAEFGAMHVHHGELPFPDIERF, from the coding sequence ATGAGCGCGCACTCCGTATACCGCGAGGAGGACTGCCGCTTCGAGTACGATCGCGAGGACCTGATCGCCCGCCTGGGCGGGGTTCTGGACGACCCCGAAGCGCTGATCACCAACGAAGAGGCCCTACGGGCCTACGAGACCGACGGTCTGGCCGCTTACCGCCAGCTGCCGGTAGCAGCGGTCCTGCCGGACACGGTGGAGCAGGTGCAGGCCATCCTGCGCATCTGCCATGAGCTGGAGGTGCCGGTGGTGGCCCGTGGTGCGGGCACCAGCCTCTCCGCCGGCGCCCTGCCCCACCCCCAGGGTATTCTCCTCAGCCTGTCCCGCTTCAACCGCATTCTGGAGGTGGACGCCGAACGGCGCATTGCGCGGGTCCAGCCCGGGGTGCGCAACCTGGCGGTGTCCGAGGCCGCGGCCCCCTACGGGCTTTACTACGCCCCGGACCCCTCCTCGCAAATTGCCTGCAGCATCGGCGGCAACGTGGCGGAGAACGCCGGCGGGGTGCACTGCCTGAAGTATGGCCTGACCATCCACAACGTCCTCGAGGCCACCCTGATCACCATCGACGGCGATGTCATCAAGGTGGGCAGCGAGGCGCCGGACGCCCCCGGATACGACCTGCTGGCGGCGGTGATCGGCTCCGAGGGCATGCTCGGCGTGGTGGTGGAGGTGGCGGTCAAGCTGCTGCCCGAGCCGTTGACCAAGAAGGTGATGCTGGCCGCCTTCCCCACCGTCGAGGCCGGCGGCGAGGCGGTGGCCGGGATCATCGGCGACGGCATCATCCCCGGTGGCCTGGAGATGATGGACAACGCCGCCATCCGCGCCGCCGAGGACTTCGTCCACGCCGGCTACCCGGTGGATGCCGCCACCATCCTGATCTGCGAGCTGGACGGCAGTGAGGCGGAGGTGGCCGCCCAGTGCGACCGGGTGCGCAAGCTGATGGAGCGCTACGGGGCCACCGAAATCCGCATCGCCGAGACCCCCGAACAGGCGCAGCGCTTCTGGGCCGGGCGCAAGGCGGCCTTTCCCGCGGTGGGCCGTATCTCCCCCGACTACTACTGCATGGACGGCACCATCCCACGCAAGCACCTGGGCACGGTGCTCAAGCGCATGCAGGCCCTCTCCGAGCAGTACGGCCTGCGGGTGGTGAACGTCTTTCACGCCGGTGACGGCAACCTGCACCCGCTGGTGCTCTACGACGGCAACGTCCCGGGCGAGCTGGAACGCACCGAGGAGCTGGGCGGGCGCATCCTGGAGTTGTGTGTGGAGGTCGGCGGCACGGTCACCGGCGAGCACGGCGTGGGCATGGAGAAGCTCGACCAGATGTGCGTGCAGTTCAACAAGGCGGAGCGCGAGCAGTTCTTCGCCCTCAAGCGCGCCTTCGATCCCAAGGGGCTGCTCAACCCCGGCAAGGCCATCCCCACCCTGCACCGCTGCGCCGAGTTCGGCGCCATGCACGTGCACCACGGCGAACTGCCCTTCCCGGACATCGAGCGCTTCTGA
- the dapB gene encoding 4-hydroxy-tetrahydrodipicolinate reductase, with amino-acid sequence MTTRIAIVGAAGRMGRMLIEAVGEADGAELVAAVDRPGSDFVGADAGELAGIGRLGLAVGDDLEAALAAADVLIDFTLPEATGGVLQACRTTGTALVIGTTGLGEAQLAALDAAAGEIPLVFAPNYSTGVNLTLKLAELAARALGDSVDIEIIEAHHRHKVDAPSGTALALGQRVADTLGRDLKQCAVYGREGRTGERDRQTIGFETIRAGDIVGEHTVLYAGAGERIEITHRASNRMTFAAGAVRAAQWVAGREPGRYDMQDVLGL; translated from the coding sequence ATGACCACACGTATCGCGATCGTGGGCGCGGCCGGCCGCATGGGCCGCATGTTGATCGAGGCGGTCGGGGAGGCGGACGGGGCCGAACTGGTCGCCGCGGTGGACCGGCCGGGCAGTGACTTTGTGGGCGCCGATGCCGGCGAGCTGGCGGGGATCGGGCGCCTGGGCCTTGCCGTGGGGGACGATCTGGAGGCGGCGCTCGCTGCCGCCGATGTGCTGATCGACTTCACCCTGCCGGAGGCCACTGGGGGGGTGCTCCAGGCCTGCCGGACCACCGGCACGGCCCTGGTCATAGGGACCACCGGACTGGGGGAGGCACAGCTCGCCGCCCTGGACGCCGCGGCCGGGGAGATCCCGCTGGTCTTTGCCCCCAACTACAGCACCGGGGTCAACCTGACGCTGAAGCTCGCCGAGCTGGCGGCGCGGGCGCTGGGTGACAGCGTGGATATCGAGATCATCGAGGCCCACCACCGGCACAAGGTGGATGCCCCGTCCGGTACCGCGCTGGCGCTGGGCCAGCGGGTGGCGGACACCCTGGGTCGTGATTTGAAACAGTGCGCGGTGTATGGCCGGGAGGGTCGCACCGGTGAGCGCGACCGACAGACCATCGGTTTCGAGACCATTCGTGCCGGCGATATCGTGGGTGAGCACACCGTGCTCTATGCCGGCGCCGGTGAGCGCATCGAGATCACCCACCGGGCCTCCAACCGCATGACCTTCGCCGCCGGGGCCGTGCGCGCCGCCCAGTGGGTGGCGGGCCGCGAGCCGGGCCGCTACGACATGCAGGACGTGCTGGGTCTGTGA
- the dnaJ gene encoding molecular chaperone DnaJ encodes MSKSDYYEALGVARNASDSEIKKAYRRMAMKYHPDRNPGDKEAEARFKEAKEAYEILSDPQKRAAYDQFGHAGVDPSAGMGGAGGPGGPGGPDFADIFSDVFGDIFGGGGRRGGGGRRVFRGADLRYNLELSLEDAVRGTEVQIRVPTQEVCDACDGKGTKEGSQPETCPTCKGHGDVRIQQGFFSVQQTCPRCGGSGSVITDPCRKCGGRGRVQSQKTLSVRVPAGVDTGDRIRLSGEGEPGENGGPPGDLYVQIMVREHEFFQRDGANLRCEVPISITKAALGGEVEVPTLDGRVNLRIPAGAQSGKVFRVRGKGVKPVRGGPQGDLLCRVHVETPVNLTKKQKELLEEFGRTMDDTGDKHTPRTSSWLDKARKFFEDWKL; translated from the coding sequence ATGTCCAAAAGCGATTACTACGAAGCCCTGGGCGTTGCCCGCAACGCCTCGGATTCAGAGATCAAAAAGGCCTACCGCCGCATGGCCATGAAGTATCACCCGGACCGCAATCCGGGTGACAAGGAGGCGGAGGCCCGCTTCAAGGAGGCCAAAGAGGCCTACGAGATTTTGTCCGACCCGCAGAAGCGGGCCGCCTACGACCAGTTCGGTCACGCCGGTGTGGACCCCTCCGCCGGCATGGGGGGCGCCGGGGGGCCGGGTGGCCCGGGCGGGCCGGATTTCGCCGATATCTTCTCCGACGTCTTCGGCGACATCTTCGGGGGCGGCGGTCGCCGTGGCGGCGGGGGCCGGCGCGTCTTCCGTGGCGCGGACCTGCGCTACAACCTGGAGCTGTCGCTGGAGGACGCGGTGCGCGGCACCGAGGTGCAGATCCGGGTGCCCACCCAGGAGGTCTGTGACGCCTGTGACGGCAAGGGCACCAAGGAGGGCAGCCAGCCCGAGACCTGCCCCACCTGTAAGGGCCACGGTGATGTCCGTATCCAGCAGGGCTTCTTCTCCGTGCAGCAGACCTGCCCGCGCTGTGGCGGCAGTGGTTCGGTTATCACCGACCCGTGCCGTAAGTGTGGCGGGCGCGGGCGAGTGCAGTCGCAGAAAACGCTCTCCGTACGGGTGCCGGCCGGGGTGGATACCGGCGACCGGATCCGCCTGTCCGGCGAGGGCGAGCCCGGTGAGAATGGCGGTCCGCCCGGCGATCTGTACGTGCAGATCATGGTGCGTGAGCACGAGTTCTTCCAGCGCGACGGGGCCAATCTGCGCTGCGAGGTGCCCATCAGTATCACCAAGGCCGCCCTCGGCGGTGAGGTGGAGGTGCCGACCCTGGACGGGCGCGTCAACCTGCGCATCCCCGCCGGCGCCCAGTCGGGCAAGGTCTTCCGGGTGCGCGGCAAGGGGGTGAAGCCGGTGCGCGGCGGTCCGCAGGGCGACTTGCTCTGCCGGGTGCACGTGGAGACCCCGGTCAACCTCACCAAAAAGCAGAAGGAGCTGCTGGAGGAGTTTGGCCGCACCATGGATGACACCGGCGACAAGCACACCCCGCGGACCAGCTCCTGGCTGGACAAGGCGCGCAAATTCTTCGAGGACTGGAAGCTCTGA
- a CDS encoding sulfurtransferase translates to MAEALPLVLEPARLQEALAQRDGLLVVDLSDGNDYREAHIPGAVHLDFPHLLRQVPPAMGLLPDLRTLSAVLSGIGLTPETHVVACDRNGGGRAGRLIWTLDLLGHPHRAWLNGGVTAWAGEGRPLEGGVVTPRHSDYRAELRHPEYRADCAWVLAHLDSPSVAVLDSRSAPEYRGEDVRAMRGGHIPGAANLDWLETMDRGNHLKLLPDERLRAMLAERGIQPEQEVVTHCQTHHRSSHAYVMLRHLGFDRVRGYDGSWSEWGNRTDTPVEK, encoded by the coding sequence ATGGCCGAAGCACTACCCCTGGTCCTGGAACCCGCCCGCCTCCAGGAGGCGTTGGCACAACGGGACGGCCTGCTGGTGGTCGATCTCAGCGACGGCAACGACTACCGGGAGGCCCACATCCCCGGGGCCGTGCATCTGGACTTCCCCCACCTGCTGCGCCAGGTCCCGCCGGCAATGGGCCTGCTGCCCGACCTGCGGACCCTGTCCGCGGTGCTCTCCGGGATCGGGCTCACCCCCGAGACCCACGTGGTGGCCTGCGACCGCAACGGCGGCGGCCGCGCCGGACGACTGATCTGGACCCTGGACCTGCTTGGCCACCCGCACCGCGCCTGGCTCAATGGCGGCGTCACCGCCTGGGCGGGCGAGGGTCGGCCGCTGGAGGGGGGTGTGGTCACGCCCCGGCACAGCGACTACCGGGCGGAACTCCGCCACCCGGAGTACCGCGCCGACTGCGCCTGGGTGCTGGCGCACCTGGACTCGCCCTCAGTGGCGGTGCTGGACTCGCGCTCGGCGCCGGAATACCGCGGCGAGGACGTGCGCGCCATGCGGGGCGGCCACATCCCGGGAGCGGCGAACCTGGACTGGCTGGAGACCATGGACCGGGGCAACCACCTCAAGCTGCTGCCGGACGAGCGCCTGCGGGCAATGCTCGCCGAGCGCGGCATTCAGCCGGAGCAGGAGGTGGTGACCCACTGCCAGACCCACCACCGCTCCTCCCACGCCTACGTGATGCTGCGCCACCTCGGCTTCGACAGGGTGCGGGGCTACGATGGCTCCTGGTCGGAATGGGGCAATCGCACGGACACCCCGGTAGAGAAGTGA
- the glcF gene encoding glycolate oxidase subunit GlcF, translated as MQTHIADSIKDTDAGREAERILRTCTHCGFCLATCPTYQELGNELDSPRGRIYLIKQVLEGHEPSAETQLHLDRCLTCRACESTCPSGVQYSKLADIGRELVEEQVPRSNQRLLRAFIRTVVPNRTLFSTLMGLGQAVRPLVPGVLRNKLPAKASAPAWPPAPAQPQRRVLLLEGCAQPAMTPATNPETVRLLGEAGIEVVRTPKAGCCGALHQHLGDPQAAHGYIKHNIDTWWPEIENGADAIVVNASGCGAQVKEYGYFLRNDPDYADKAAEVARLACDPVELLEGLGDRLAPRPDAPRRIAFQCPCTLQHGQKMPGRVEALLRKAGFELTPVGEPHLCCGSAGSYSILQPALAKRLRRRKLNNIEPGRPEMIVTANVGCQTHLGEEATVPVRHWVELLTVR; from the coding sequence ATGCAGACCCATATCGCCGATTCCATCAAAGACACCGACGCCGGCCGTGAGGCCGAGCGCATCCTGCGCACCTGTACCCACTGTGGCTTCTGCCTGGCCACCTGCCCCACCTATCAGGAGCTGGGCAACGAGCTGGACAGCCCCCGGGGCCGGATCTACCTGATCAAACAGGTGCTGGAGGGCCACGAGCCCAGCGCCGAGACCCAGCTCCACCTGGACCGCTGCCTGACCTGCCGGGCCTGCGAGAGCACCTGCCCGTCCGGTGTCCAGTACAGCAAACTCGCCGACATCGGCCGCGAGCTGGTGGAGGAGCAGGTGCCGCGCAGCAACCAGCGGCTGCTGCGTGCATTCATTCGCACCGTGGTCCCCAACCGGACCCTGTTCTCCACCCTGATGGGGCTGGGGCAGGCGGTGCGCCCGCTGGTTCCCGGCGTGTTGCGTAACAAACTGCCGGCCAAGGCGTCGGCCCCCGCCTGGCCGCCGGCCCCTGCCCAGCCCCAGCGCCGGGTGTTGCTGCTGGAGGGCTGCGCCCAACCGGCCATGACCCCCGCCACCAACCCGGAGACCGTCCGGCTGCTGGGCGAGGCGGGCATCGAAGTGGTGCGCACGCCCAAGGCCGGCTGCTGCGGCGCGCTGCACCAGCACCTGGGGGATCCGCAGGCCGCCCACGGCTACATCAAGCACAACATCGACACCTGGTGGCCGGAGATCGAAAACGGCGCCGACGCCATCGTGGTCAACGCCAGCGGCTGCGGCGCCCAGGTGAAAGAGTACGGCTACTTCCTGCGCAACGATCCGGACTATGCGGATAAGGCCGCCGAGGTGGCCCGTCTGGCCTGCGACCCGGTGGAGCTGCTGGAAGGGTTGGGCGACCGCCTGGCGCCGAGGCCCGACGCACCCCGGCGGATCGCCTTCCAGTGCCCCTGCACCCTGCAACACGGCCAGAAGATGCCGGGGCGGGTGGAGGCCCTGCTGCGCAAGGCCGGTTTCGAGCTGACTCCGGTCGGCGAGCCGCACCTGTGCTGCGGCTCCGCCGGCAGCTACTCGATCCTGCAGCCGGCGCTGGCCAAGCGGCTGCGCCGGCGCAAACTGAACAACATCGAGCCGGGGCGGCCGGAGATGATCGTCACCGCCAATGTGGGTTGCCAGACCCACCTGGGTGAGGAGGCCACGGTCCCGGTCCGCCACTGGGTAGAGCTGCTGACGGTGCGCTGA